TAGACATTTCACTTGTTTTGATgcattccttctcttccctctgccCTCAGTGCCTCTAAAAGTAATTGGCAATGGAATCAAGCTTTCCAGAAGCTCACAATTTGCACCTGGAGCCACTCCGGTTGAGACTCCAGCTCTCAGGGCATCTTGGCTTTCGCAATGCTTGGGCAAGAGAGGGTTAGGATTTCCATAGGCTCTTAGCCTGACTAATCTCATTTAACTCAATGTTTTTTTGGCCTTGGAGTTATTATGATTGTGTCTTTCTTTTAAAGGCAAGGGGTGTCAAATGTAATTCCATTAGAAGAGAGCTATGTTCAGCCTTATGCGCTGTGGCCAAAAAGTGCGTCTATGTCCCACATATTTGGCATCATTGATAGGCTCCGAACGTCCCTCCTGAGTAAGGGCACTTAAATTTGGCACAATGATGGGCATGGCAAGTCTCTCTAGGAgtttctgggtcctccagtgcaactctatggtcaacatctgacagacactggccatagagttgccctggaggagccaCAAAGACCTAGTAGAGCatcttctctaggaatttctaggtctttcagtgccacttttagttaaggctgaccatagagttgtcctggaggagccacaaaggcctagtagagtgttctctctaggaatctctaggcctttcagggATGTTTTACATTTGACACCCGCTGCTGGTCCAAAGCAAGAGGGGGGCGGTCAATTGTAGTAATAATAACGCTTGCCAAATTAATACTTTTCTCTGTGCTCCAGCGTTTGTTCCAGCGCCGCCTGTTGTGCTGGTCAGCGCGCCGGCGCCTATGCCGCCAGTtcacccgcccccccccccatggaagaCGGGCCAGCCTCCAAGAAACTGAAGTCTGAGGACAGCCTGATGCCCGAGGAGGAGTTCCTGCATAGAAACAAGGTGCGTATTTTTAAGTGCACAGTAAtaactctgtggccaatgtccgacagacactgaccacagagttacactgtaGGAGcgacaaaggcctagtagagagtcctctctaggaatccctaggtctttcagtgcaattttttggtaaagttgaccatagagttgtgctggaggagctagatattcctagagagaacgaaTCAACGTAATACGTAATCAGACCTTTCTCTCGGATGGTGCGGCGTTGTTGTCACAGCATTGTTCTTCAGCCGGTTCTGTCCGCTGACCACTCCCTGAATTGCGTCCTTCCTTCTCTTAGGGTCCGGTCACCGTCAAGGTCCAGGTGCCCAACATGCAGGACAAGACCGAATGGAAGCTGAACGGTCAAGTGCTGGTCTTCACCCTCCCTCTATCGGACCAAGTAGGCTCCCCAAGTTTGCCCTAAGCGATGAACGGTCAAGCAAAGGAGGCGCACCCCGCCTCCATCTTAGGCGGACCTGTCGCTGGTTGCGAGTCTGGCGCCATCAAACATTCCTAAACAAGGGAGTGCATGGGGTCCAGCATTAAAGTGACGTAGTGCTTGTGTAGTAGTGACCGAtgtgtttctttccccctttaatCCTTAGGTCTCGGTCATAAAAGTCAAGATCCACGAAGCCACAGGGTTGCCTGCCGGGAAGCAGAAGCTCCAGTATGAGGTCAGGGTTAGGGTTTCATCATTGCCCCCCAAAAGGGTTAAGGTTTCATCATTGCTCCCCAAAAGGGTTACATTGCTCCTCACGTAGCTCCCCAAAAGGGTTAGGGTTACATGGCCCCCCCCAAAAGGCTCCCCAGAAGGGGTGGGTTTACATTGCTTCCCAAAAGGCCGCTTTTCTACTGATGTGAACATTAATGGCGCATGGGACACAATAGTGGAAGGATGCACTTTCTACCTTATGGCGGGCCAAAAACGAGACCCAGAAACCCAAGAAGTCACTTCCGGTTGGAAACTGTGAGGTTTTCCTTCGGGGAAGTCTTAGGATTTCCTGCGGGTTTTAGGGAGAGGGGTCGAACGagtgtttttaatgctttgttcAATGCCATCGGATGCTGGGGCGCGTCATTTTTGGTCCTCGCTTGGCGATCATAACCCCGAGGCCCTCTTTTCGTTGTGTCTTGCAGGGCATTTTCATCAAGGACTCCAACTCCCTGGCTTACTACAACATGACCAGCGGGTCCATCCTCCACTTGGCCCtcaaggaaagaggagggaggaagaagtagGTTTAGAGAGGTCCTTTGGCGACGAAGAGGTTGAGCTTTCGACCTCTTTCAGATCCGGAGAGAGAGCCGCCATCTTGCGCATGCGGCCACTATTAAGTTTGAAGCTTCGTTATGCGCAGATTGCGCCGTAATGTTCGTTACACCAATGGCGTTCCTCCATTCCGTATTCATTGCTTGTTTTTTACCGTAGCTGCGTTTGGCTTGGCTTGGACCCAGTTCAAAACATATAGAAAGCAGTTAAGAGAATGATTTAAACATTTCAGCCTTGTTACCTGTAGTATCTTGCAAGTAAATTTAAGTTGTGCGTAATAAAAATTGTTATTATATTCATTTACGTCCCACTTCGTGTTTTGTCACCGCTCAGATCCTATATCCTGGCATTGCAATGGTCATATATGGGGCACTGAAGGTTATATATTCTTTTAATGGGACACTTACGGTTATTAATGGTCATATATGGGACACTGAAGGTTATAGATTGTATTAATGGGACACTTAAGGTTATTGATTATATTAATGTATTAATGGGACAcgggaatacataggatcctatgTACTGGAAGGGTCTCCTAAGGGTCCTATAGTCCGAACCTAGAGAAGTGCATGGCAACCATGATGTGGAGAGAAGCCCCAAGCCTTGTTTCCATTTGAAAAGGTTCCATGCCTGCCTTGG
This DNA window, taken from Sceloporus undulatus isolate JIND9_A2432 ecotype Alabama unplaced genomic scaffold, SceUnd_v1.1 scaffold_5783, whole genome shotgun sequence, encodes the following:
- the LOC121918199 gene encoding splicing factor 3A subunit 1-like, which produces MEDGPASKKLKSEDSLMPEEEFLHRNKGPVTVKVQVPNMQDKTEWKLNGQVLVFTLPLSDQVSVIKVKIHEATGLPAGKQKLQYEGIFIKDSNSLAYYNMTSGSILHLALKERGGRKK